Genomic window (Campylobacter ureolyticus ACS-301-V-Sch3b):
AGCAAATTTTCCAGCTTTTTTCAATATCTTTTGGCAGTTCTATATTTAAATTTTTTGATAAATTTCTAGCCCATTCAAGCTGTTTTTCGCTTGGTGGTTTAGTCTCTCCGCTATTTATCTTTTTAAAACTCATTTTTTCGTGTAGTGGCTTTATAAAATCTAAATAATTTACTTTACCACTGCTTATTTCATCTAGCACACTTTCCATCTGTTTTGTGAATTCACTTTGCGTGATCCATTCATCATCATTTTTTATTGTTTCAATGAAATTCATACCTTTATTTGTGGCTACAATATTGTTATTTTTACCTTTTGTTTGTATTTCTATAAAATCTCTTTTTAGTAAAATCGGTAAAAATGAAGCGTATGTACTTGGTCTTCCGATACCTTCTTTTTCTAAAAGGGAGATAAAATTGCTTTCTTTATAGTGTTGTGGAGCTTGTTTTTTAACTTCTTGCAATTCAAATCCTATTATTTGCAACTCGTCGTTTTGTTGTAAATTTAGCGTTATTTCTAATAAGTCTTTGTCTTTATCTTCATTATCTTCATCTTCTTGCTTTAAAGCCCCTTTAAAACCTTTATAAACGCATTTACTTGTTTTGGTTTTAAAGCTAAGAGTTTTAATATCTATGTCGTATGTAGTATTTTCATTGATAGCATTTTTGGCTTGACTTAGAATTGAATTTAAAAAGATTAACTCATATAATGCTTTTTCATCATCTGATAAATTTTCATTTTTTGCTATTTCATCAATTTTACTATATTCATGCACATGCGATATTCTTATAGCTTCGTGAGCTTCGGCTTGGCTTTGAGCTCCTGCTTTATATTCTCTTTTTTGATACCACTCATTTTCTTTGAATTTTGACTCTACTTCGTTTATAAATTCGTTTGATAATGCATTACTATCTGTTCTATGATATGTTATTAATCCTTTTTCAAATAACTTCTGAGCTAGGCTCATTGTTTTATCACTTGAAAATCCTAGCTTTTTATTTGCACTTTCTTGTAATTGACTTGTTCTTAGTGGTGCTGATGGTTTAATTTCGCTTTGTTTTGTCTCTATTTGATAAACTTTTGCTAATGATCCATTTAAATCTTTTATTTTTGCTTCTGCTTCATCTTTTTGTGTAAAAATATTGTCATTAATTGCACTAAATTCTACGCCATCTTTTGTCTTTAAATTTGCTTTTAATTTGTAGCTTACTTGTTTTGAGGCTGGATTTTCTAAAAATTCCTTTATTTCTAACTCTCTTTTTACGATCAAGGCAAGTGCTGGAGTTTGAACTCTTCCTACGCTTAAATTTTTATCATTTAATTTATTGATATAAGTTGGCGACATTATAAAGCCCACCAACTTATCGCCAACTGCTCTTGCTTTGAAGCTATCAAATTCTTTTAAATTTGAGTTTGCAAATGGTACAGCTTTTTCAAGCCCTTTTTTAATTCCACTTTCTGTTATTTCGTGGAATTCTGCCCTTTTTACACTATTTGCTATATTTTTGATTGTGTCATACACCATGTAACCGATTCCATAGCCCTCTCGGTCAGGGTCTGTTGCTACAATTACATCTTTACCTTTGCAATCATTAAATATTGCATTAATTTTTCCTTTTTTTGCTTCTTTAAATTCAAATATCGGTTCATAATTTTCATAATCTTTTACAATTTCTTTACTTAATTCTTTAAAATGTCCTTGTGTTGCATAAACTTTTGCACCTGTAATTTTTGCGATTTTATCGCATTTGTTTGGGCTTTCAATTATGATTATTGTATTTGTCATTTTTAATCCTTTATATCTATATTTTTTAAAATTTCTAAATCTTTATTAAATATTTTTCTTAGCAATTCTTCACATTTTATATTTTCAATACAAAGATCATAGAAAAATTTAATTTCATGTTTAAAGTGTTTACTATGTTTTATATTTCTTTTATGGTGCGATATATAAATTTTAAATCTTTTAATGCAATATAGTGCTATATCGCCAAGAATTTCTCTTTGTCTTTCTATATCTTTGAACTTTGAAGCTTCTAAAATTTCAAAAATCCATCTATCTCCATTATTTTTCATTTTGCTGTTCCTTTTCATGGTACTGCATACCCACCTCTAAATTTTTTATATGTATCATAAATCTTGCCAACTCCTTTTCCCATGTCTTTCATTGCATTTGCTGTTGCTCCTGCACTAATACTTGCAATTCTAGCCCCAGCTGAACCACCAGTTGCTCTTCCTAATCCACTCATAGCTCCACCTAAGAAACTTTTACCCATTGATTTTGCAGTAAGTCCACCAAGGAATGTTTTTCCAGCTATAGCTCCTGTCATTAATGCTCCACCTACTCCACCTGCTCCACTTTCCATTTGTGTTCCTAAAACTGCATTTATCCAATTTGGAATTTTCTTTATAATGTAATATGCTGTAATGCAAGTAATTGTTCCAGTTAATAAATATTCGAATTGTTTTACGAATAAATCGCCTATATTGTTTTCATAATTTGCAAGTTTCATAATTGGATTAATTGCTAAATTTAAAGCTATAAATGATAATGGTGCAATAAGAGCATATGATAAATAAAGCTTATACCAACTCCATAAATATGGTAAAAATCCCCTATAAATTAAAAAAGGGATAATGATAGGCATTGTGCTTAAAATCAAATATGCCATAAATGTTGATATGAGTATAACTGCTGTAATTCCTACTAGTAAAATAAAAAATATTATGTAAAATATCCAAAATGGTATCATTGCAAAAATAGTAAATATTCTTGATGTTAGGGCATCTATAGGATTTTTAATTGTAAAACCAAGGAAATTTACACCACTTGAGAATTCATTTTTTCCATACTCCCACATCATCTTTCTTATATTTTCGACTTGATTTAGAGCATCTGTTATCATTGCCCCAAAATCTTGACCTTGAAACATTGATCCAACTATACCTTTAACCATATTTACTGGAATATTTAACACATACAAAGCACCTTCATATGCACCATATGAGCTAAGTGTTGCAAAAATAAAGCATAATATAATTATGTATTTTATGGCTTTAAAAAGTTCTTGATTTGTTGGGTATCCATTTTTTAATTTATCAAGTAGCCAAAACATTACAATTATTGAAATTACTGTAAGCGATGCTGATGAATAAACTAAATCGTGAGCTCCATTATAAAATTTTTCAAATAAACTAAACACATTATCTTGCATTACCCCTTGAATTTTGTCTAGCCAATTACTATCTTGTAAAAGCTCTTTTGCTACTTGTTTTTCATTTGCCATTTCTATATCCTGCCTATAATTTTTGTTTTTACTCTTTTTAAGGCTTTACCATTTCCCAATGGTATAATTTCTGTTGCTTCTTGTATTCTTTCGTTCTTTGAATTTGTAAATTCTTTTATATCTATATTATATTTTTCATTGCTATTTATTATTTCTGTATCTTCACTATTTTTGCTATTTATTTTTGTTTTATTATTTATTTTATTATCTGATAAGCCTAAAAAATTTAAAAATTCAAATAACATTTTTTATCCTTATAATTTGGGGCTTTCGCCCCATCTATCCTAAGTTTCATAAATTTACCTTTCCATGCCCCTGTCTTTGGTTTGCTTTTTAGCTTTGTCTTGTTCTTTGCTCATATCAAGCTTTTGTGCTGGATTGTAATAATCAACTCCTTTAATTTGTGCAATGCTTAAATTATCTAGTTGTTTTGCTAAATTTCCACCAATTCCAAGAGTTTTTCCGTAATTTACTTCTATTTCAAAAGGTTGACTTTTTGCTTTTTCCCGGTAGTTCTGTATTGCAGTTAGGTCTCGTTCTTTTATTTTACTTTCATCAAGCCCATTAAACTGACTTACATGGTAAAGTGTCTTAGTTTCAAGTCTTGGCTTGATTGGAATTTTTTCTTTTACTGTATAAGTGATTGGTTTTCCGTCTTTATCAAGCCTATCGTTTCCATCCTTGTCTTTGGCAACTGCTTTAACTTCATTGCCGTTTTGATCAAGTTTTGGTCTTATTTCATGAGTTGCGATATATAACATTTTTACACCATCAACTCTTGCATCTTTACCACTTTTTGTTTTTAGAACTTCACCAGTTTTTTCGTCGTGTTTAAGCTTTAAAACTCCACCCATCGCATTACCTTGCTCCATTGTTACAAATTGAGCTTTATCATAACCTTTGATTGCCATTTCAGCTCTTAGCATCATGCTGGTTTCTCTTGAGTATGTTTTTCCAGTTGAGGCGTTATATGGCATTGTATTATCTACTTGTTCTTTGGTCATATCCTTTTGCCAGTCTGCCTTTGCTGTTTTATGTGCTTCAAAAAGCTTGTATTTGACATGTTTATCAAAACTCTCTTTTTTCTCCACATTACTCATTTCATTCCAGCTTTTTCTTACTTCTGCTTTTTGTTCTTGCTTTATTTCTGCATTAACTTCTTTTTTTCTTGGCATTTTGTATTCCTTATATCTGTTGTTTACTCATAACTTTTGGGCTATGAGTCTGTGTTGGGTTCGTTTTCATCAAAATCTTCTAAGCTTTGATTGGATTTATTTAAATAATCCCACTCCTTGCTTTCTTCATCGCTGATTTCAAACTCACCATCTTCGCTTGTTTCAAATTGTTCGGCAAGATGTTTTTCATATTCTTTATATGCTTTATCTTGTGCTAATTTTTCTGCATAAGTCATTTTTTACTCCTTAGGATAGATTTAGAGCTTTTTAAGACTCTAATCTAAATCTTATTTTTTTCTTAAAATTTAGATTAAAATCTTTAAAAAATAATAAAATATAAAATAAATAAATTATATATTCACTAATTTTATTAATAAAATAAGAAATAAAATATATAATTTTTTACTAAAATTAATATAATAAAACAATAATTTTTAATCCCTTTCAACTTTGATTTTTAATGATTTTAATAACTCATATTTTTGATTCCTTTCCTCTGTCTTTTTTAATTCTTCTTCATTTTTTATTTCTGTTTGAACTTGCTTTAAATTTTCATCTTTTTCTTGATTTATTTCTTTTTCTTTATTTCTATCTTTTATATTTGTATTTTCTGTCTTATTGTTTGTTTTGTTTTCATCAGTTTTTTCTTTATCTTCTAATTTTATTTTATCTGCTCCAGCCCATTGTTTCATCTTAAACCAATAAGGAACTTTTGCTTTAATTGGCATTTTATAAAAGCCTTTTACTAGAATTATTACATCGCTACTATCTTGATTTTTAAGATCTTGTGAGGTTACTAATTTTTTACCTTCTTTACTTTTTGAAATATTGCTTTTTAATAAGTCCATATTTCCTTGACTTTTACTGATTTTAATATGTGTATAATCTCCTATTAGCTCACTCGTATCTTTTGCGTCTTTATCACTATTCATATTAAAAATTATTTGATATCCACTATTATTTTTAACTATATTTGTGTCGTCATCTCCGTAGTATTTTTTAATTTGCTCATAGCTTTGAGTCACAAATACTGGTAATAGTCCGTAACTTCTACATAGTGCTGGTGCTTCTAATAAAAATGGCATTTTTCCAAATCTTACAAATTCATCTAAATAGCAATATATAAATTTATCAGGGTCTGAGTTTTCTTGTCCACTCATTAACTTTTTAAATAATGTTTCTATAAAAATTCTAATTAAAGGAGCTAAAATTTCCATATCTTCTGTTTGAACTACTACATACATTGAGAGTCGCTTTTCTCTTAAGTCTTCAAATGCAAAGCTCATTTTACTTGTTGCATTTGCTACTTGCGGATTACTAAAAACTTTCATAAATGTATCATAAGTTGATTTTATACTTGCAAACTCATTTTCGGCTGCTTTTGAATAGGCTCTTGCCTGATTTCTTGTGCTTGGATCAATACTTTCATCAAAGCTGGTTTGTTTTAGCCAAATTTTAAATGTGTCTGCATCATAATCTCTTTTTCTAGGCTCACTTGGGTCATCTTCGTTTTCAGGAAGCATTGCTTCTTCTCCAAATTTTTCATCTAAATATTCAAAGTAATCCATTTTTGGAGCTTCTGCAAGTTGAGAGAGTGTTGCATGTTTATCTTTTTGCATAAAATATTCGGCAAAGAATACAAACATTGTTTTTGCTGATATTATCCAGTGATCATTTTCTTTCCCTTTTTCGCCTACAAAAATTGTAGAGGCTATTTGTTCTGCCAATTTTTTAATATGAATGTATTGCATATCTTTTACAATTGAGTTATCAAATGGATTAAAAAACAGTGTATTATCCCAGCTAAAAGGGGAGAATAATTGAACTTCATTATTGAAATTTTTCTCTCTATATCCAGCTGTTTTTTGATAT
Coding sequences:
- a CDS encoding type IA DNA topoisomerase encodes the protein MTNTIIIIESPNKCDKIAKITGAKVYATQGHFKELSKEIVKDYENYEPIFEFKEAKKGKINAIFNDCKGKDVIVATDPDREGYGIGYMVYDTIKNIANSVKRAEFHEITESGIKKGLEKAVPFANSNLKEFDSFKARAVGDKLVGFIMSPTYINKLNDKNLSVGRVQTPALALIVKRELEIKEFLENPASKQVSYKLKANLKTKDGVEFSAINDNIFTQKDEAEAKIKDLNGSLAKVYQIETKQSEIKPSAPLRTSQLQESANKKLGFSSDKTMSLAQKLFEKGLITYHRTDSNALSNEFINEVESKFKENEWYQKREYKAGAQSQAEAHEAIRISHVHEYSKIDEIAKNENLSDDEKALYELIFLNSILSQAKNAINENTTYDIDIKTLSFKTKTSKCVYKGFKGALKQEDEDNEDKDKDLLEITLNLQQNDELQIIGFELQEVKKQAPQHYKESNFISLLEKEGIGRPSTYASFLPILLKRDFIEIQTKGKNNNIVATNKGMNFIETIKNDDEWITQSEFTKQMESVLDEISSGKVNYLDFIKPLHEKMSFKKINSGETKPPSEKQLEWARNLSKNLNIELPKDIEKSWKICSEFIEKNKDKDIRPPSEKQIALAKKLAQSNNVELPKDIEKNVKVCSKFIDKYIKKK
- a CDS encoding type IV secretion system protein, producing the protein MANEKQVAKELLQDSNWLDKIQGVMQDNVFSLFEKFYNGAHDLVYSSASLTVISIIVMFWLLDKLKNGYPTNQELFKAIKYIIILCFIFATLSSYGAYEGALYVLNIPVNMVKGIVGSMFQGQDFGAMITDALNQVENIRKMMWEYGKNEFSSGVNFLGFTIKNPIDALTSRIFTIFAMIPFWIFYIIFFILLVGITAVILISTFMAYLILSTMPIIIPFLIYRGFLPYLWSWYKLYLSYALIAPLSFIALNLAINPIMKLANYENNIGDLFVKQFEYLLTGTITCITAYYIIKKIPNWINAVLGTQMESGAGGVGGALMTGAIAGKTFLGGLTAKSMGKSFLGGAMSGLGRATGGSAGARIASISAGATANAMKDMGKGVGKIYDTYKKFRGGYAVP
- a CDS encoding ArdC-like ssDNA-binding domain-containing protein yields the protein MPRKKEVNAEIKQEQKAEVRKSWNEMSNVEKKESFDKHVKYKLFEAHKTAKADWQKDMTKEQVDNTMPYNASTGKTYSRETSMMLRAEMAIKGYDKAQFVTMEQGNAMGGVLKLKHDEKTGEVLKTKSGKDARVDGVKMLYIATHEIRPKLDQNGNEVKAVAKDKDGNDRLDKDGKPITYTVKEKIPIKPRLETKTLYHVSQFNGLDESKIKERDLTAIQNYREKAKSQPFEIEVNYGKTLGIGGNLAKQLDNLSIAQIKGVDYYNPAQKLDMSKEQDKAKKQTKDRGMER
- a CDS encoding type IV secretory system conjugative DNA transfer family protein; translated protein: MDKEFSKKEWLAMFIISILMGVILYLIMIKVIFNPILVKVPVVALQILQNIGEPTLKLKAYVAIFLLIAPFLVVLAWWLFPFLKDNGEYGSARFATPSDFKKMKINYDTGLVLGCLDIESENPKFIRATQPLSTLVVAPPGSGKTAGMIIPNLLSVSNSCLVLDIKGELYQKTAGYREKNFNNEVQLFSPFSWDNTLFFNPFDNSIVKDMQYIHIKKLAEQIASTIFVGEKGKENDHWIISAKTMFVFFAEYFMQKDKHATLSQLAEAPKMDYFEYLDEKFGEEAMLPENEDDPSEPRKRDYDADTFKIWLKQTSFDESIDPSTRNQARAYSKAAENEFASIKSTYDTFMKVFSNPQVANATSKMSFAFEDLREKRLSMYVVVQTEDMEILAPLIRIFIETLFKKLMSGQENSDPDKFIYCYLDEFVRFGKMPFLLEAPALCRSYGLLPVFVTQSYEQIKKYYGDDDTNIVKNNSGYQIIFNMNSDKDAKDTSELIGDYTHIKISKSQGNMDLLKSNISKSKEGKKLVTSQDLKNQDSSDVIILVKGFYKMPIKAKVPYWFKMKQWAGADKIKLEDKEKTDENKTNNKTENTNIKDRNKEKEINQEKDENLKQVQTEIKNEEELKKTEERNQKYELLKSLKIKVERD